The following proteins are encoded in a genomic region of Macrobrachium rosenbergii isolate ZJJX-2024 chromosome 31, ASM4041242v1, whole genome shotgun sequence:
- the LOC136855292 gene encoding uncharacterized protein: MTLDIVTVDIVTVDIVTVDIMTVDIVTVDIMTVDIVTVDIMTVDIMTVDIVTVDIMTVDIVTVDIVTVDIMTVDIVTVDIMTVDIMTVDIVTVDIMTVDIVTVEIMTVDILSVDIMTVDIVTVVIKTVDILSVDVLSVDIMTVDIMTAA; this comes from the coding sequence ATGACCCTTGACATTGTGACCGTCGACATTGTGACCGTCGACATTGTGACCGTCGACATTATGACCGTCGACATTGTGACCGTCGACATTATGACCGTCGACATAGTGACTGTCGACATTATGACCGTCGACATTATGACCGTCGACATTGTGACAGTCGATATTATGACCGTCGACATTGTGACCGTCGACATTGTGACCGTCGATATTATGACCGTCGACATTGTGACCGTCGACATTATGACCGTCGACATTATGACCGTCGACATTGTGACCGTCGACATTATGACCGTCGATATTGTGACCGTCGAAATCATGACCGTCGATATTTTGTCCGTCGACATTATGACCGTCGACATTGTGACCGTCGTCATTAAGACTGTCGACATTTTGTCCGTCGACGTTTTGTCCGTCGACATTATGACCGTCGACATTATGACCGCGGCATGA